The Gehongia tenuis sequence CCTCCACCAGGATGAGCCTGGACGCAAATTGCGTTCCGGGCTCAGTTTTTTTTCAAAATTTGTGTTTGGGGTTAAAGGCGCATCTTTTTCGTAGTACTCTTTCGAAGTGAGTTCATCTGTTTTCTCTGGCGCGGATGTGATATAATGAGGACAAATGATAACAGAAAGCCGGTGGATGGATATGGATACGAAACTGTTGGTGGAAAAGACCCGGGAACTGATGGCGTCACAGACCTGCTGCGCCGAAGCCAAGGAAGCGGCCCAGCGTTTTTTGGATGCGGTGGGCACCGCTGCTGAAAAGGAGGAGACCGAGAAATACCTGGCGGAGCTGGAAGAGGATATTGTGACCGTTGACGGGCTGATCAGCTTTGCGAGGTCCGATGCGGGAAAGGCGCATTTCGGCGAGGAGACCGCGGCGGGCATTGCGGCCCACGGGGAAGAGATCAAGGCGGCGGGCGCAAAGTACTGCGACTGCCCCGCCTGTGCGATCGTGGCGGAGATTTTAGGGAAATAGTCCGGCACAGCAAAGGACGGCTTCGAAAAGAGGCCGTCCTTTTTTATTTCCGCGCCGGTTTTACGTTGAGGCCGGGTTCGATCTCGCCTTCAATCTCACCGTGCTTATTCTCAAAGGTTTTAATATCCTGACGTATGAGGACAAGGATGTGGCTATTGATGGAGCGTCCCTCATAATCGGCAACATAGCTTAATTTCCTGAGCATCTCCTCCTCGATGCGGATGGATACGCTTTTAATAGCCATATGCCTCACTCAGTAGATGTATTGTGGGTCCATGATATAGCCAAACGGCCGCCGGCGGACGGGATTAGCTATACGATATATCTACGAAATTTGAGGGGGCAAAAAATGGACGGCATGAGAAGGCAAGTGAATGCTCGCGGAAAAAGAGGGGCCGGCGGCCTGCGGGTGGCGGTCATCGGCTCCCGGGGGCTTTCCGTCCCCAATCTGGAACAGTATCTGCCCGAGGGGACGGGCGAAATCGTATCCGGCGGGGCGCGGGGCGTGGACGCCTCCGCCCGGCGCTTCGCCCTCGCCCATGCCATCAAACTGACCGAGTTTCTCCCGGAATACAGCAAATACGGCCGGGGCGCTCCCCTTCGGCGCAACATCACCATCATCGAACACGCCGATCTGGTTCTGGCCTTCTGGGACGGCAGGTCCCGAGGCACCCGCTTTGTCATCGACAAATGTCATGCCATGAATGTGCCGGTGCGCATCTTTCTGGCGGACGGTCCCCTTTTTCGCGAAATTTGACGAATTAGGTCTGTAAATCCAAACCAAGTTCTGGTATAATATGTGCAACATGGAGGTGAGGATTATGGACCCCGGGATGGAACGGATCAGGGAACAAATCAAATCCATGAAGTGTTTCGGACTGGATCACAGCTTCGAAATCATCTTTGACAAACAATTCCTGGCGCCCTACGCCAGACTGGACGATCTCATTTTGACCTATCCGGAATACGGCGGGAGCGCCGTCTACATGATGCTTGCCGCCGACCGGCTGGAACTTACGGGGATTGATTTCGCCCATGACCCGCCGGTCATCGAATACCGCAACGCGGCCACCGGCGAAACGGGCCGGCTGGACAACCTGTGGTTCTTTCCCTTTCCCGTGCCCAGGGCGGGCCTGCACATGAAAATTCTGTCCAGCACCGTGCTGGAGGTGGGCATTCGGGAGGAATGGCGCAGGCGGTACCCTCACCTCGCCGATTACGCGCCCCTTTCAATCGGCCTTGCGGACCTTGTGGTGCAGAGCCGCCGGGACCGGGAGACCACGGACCCCTACGAAATTTTGTACATCGGCTCCTCGAAGGACGTCTACCAAAGACTGACCCGTCACGAAACCATCCTGAAGATCTACCGGCATATCATGACCGCGCAGCCCAATCGGGAGCTCTTCGTTCTGCTGCTGAAGCCGAAACCGAAATTTTACCGGCAGAGCCCGGGCGGTTCCATTCAGCTGACCCTTTCCAGCTCGGTTTGGGATCGGGAAGGGCCCATGAAGGCGGATGTGGGCGCGGAAAATCTTCTTCTGATCGCTGAAGCCATGCTCATCAACTATTTCAAACCCAAATTCAACGAACATTACGCCCATACCCGGCCCAGCCTCTCCCAGGCGGCCTACGCCAGGCTGCTGGAGGGGGGCGTGAAGCATATTCAGGTGAACCTCAACTTGTTCATGCAGCCCTACAAGGTGCGCCTTTCCCTCCGCACGGACAGCCGGAGCACCGAAGGGGCGAAGCACGTGACCGTCTATGGGGCGCTGGAAAGCCTGATGCGAGGGCCGGAGGAGGACATCCTCTGCGGCGAGGCCATGCCGGACGAGCTCTACGACCTGCTGATGGGAGAGGGGGAGCGGGATTGAAGCACGAGGATTACGGGCTGGCCGTCCGCGCCCTTGGCGGCGATTTGGAGGCCTGGGATGAGCTCTACACAAAATCGCTGCCCATCGTGCGGGGGTTCACGAGAAAATATAGGAGCGGCTTTCCCATTGGAGCCGCCGGCTATGAGGATACCGTCTCCGACGCCTATGTCCGGGCCTACACCAGGCTGGAGCGCTACGACGGCACCTGCCGGTTCTCCACCTGGGTGTGCGCCATTGTCAAGCGGCAGGTGTGGGTGGAAAACACCAAGTTCTGCCGCCGGGAGCGGATCTACCGGCAGCGGTTCGCGCCCTCCGTCCTGCTCTATTCCCGGGACCCCTGCGACATCTTTTTGGCCATGGAACTCAAAAAATCCCTGTGGCGGGCCTTTGAGGACCTCAAACCCCTGGAATCCTACATTCTCGAGAGCCACGTGGTGCAGGAGCGGACCTTCCTCCAGCTGGGCCGGACCGTGCACCTGTCCCGGCGGGCGGTGGAGGGCTGCTACGCCATGGCGCTCATGCGCTATGCGAGAAGCTTCCACAGAATCCACCACGCGTTTCGGTAGGCGCCCCAAGGCCGCTCAAGGCCGCCCCAAGACCGTCCCCTTTGATTGTGCTTTTGGGGGCGGTGTGATATGATGATTTCTGGAAGAATTGGACAAAATAAATGGAAAGGATGGAGCTTAATGAATCCGAAATTTTATGTTTGCAAACACTGCGGGAACATCATTGCCTACGCCAAGAACACCGGGGTTCCGGTGATGTGCTGCGGCGAGAAGATGGTGGAGCTGGTGCCCGGCGCCACCGACGGCGCGAAGGAAAAGCACG is a genomic window containing:
- a CDS encoding RNA polymerase sigma factor → MKHEDYGLAVRALGGDLEAWDELYTKSLPIVRGFTRKYRSGFPIGAAGYEDTVSDAYVRAYTRLERYDGTCRFSTWVCAIVKRQVWVENTKFCRRERIYRQRFAPSVLLYSRDPCDIFLAMELKKSLWRAFEDLKPLESYILESHVVQERTFLQLGRTVHLSRRAVEGCYAMALMRYARSFHRIHHAFR
- a CDS encoding Arc family DNA-binding protein, whose protein sequence is MAIKSVSIRIEEEMLRKLSYVADYEGRSINSHILVLIRQDIKTFENKHGEIEGEIEPGLNVKPARK
- a CDS encoding molecular chaperone Hsp90, which codes for MDTKLLVEKTRELMASQTCCAEAKEAAQRFLDAVGTAAEKEETEKYLAELEEDIVTVDGLISFARSDAGKAHFGEETAAGIAAHGEEIKAAGAKYCDCPACAIVAEILGK
- a CDS encoding GIY-YIG nuclease family protein, with the translated sequence MDPGMERIREQIKSMKCFGLDHSFEIIFDKQFLAPYARLDDLILTYPEYGGSAVYMMLAADRLELTGIDFAHDPPVIEYRNAATGETGRLDNLWFFPFPVPRAGLHMKILSSTVLEVGIREEWRRRYPHLADYAPLSIGLADLVVQSRRDRETTDPYEILYIGSSKDVYQRLTRHETILKIYRHIMTAQPNRELFVLLLKPKPKFYRQSPGGSIQLTLSSSVWDREGPMKADVGAENLLLIAEAMLINYFKPKFNEHYAHTRPSLSQAAYARLLEGGVKHIQVNLNLFMQPYKVRLSLRTDSRSTEGAKHVTVYGALESLMRGPEEDILCGEAMPDELYDLLMGEGERD
- a CDS encoding DUF2493 domain-containing protein gives rise to the protein MDGMRRQVNARGKRGAGGLRVAVIGSRGLSVPNLEQYLPEGTGEIVSGGARGVDASARRFALAHAIKLTEFLPEYSKYGRGAPLRRNITIIEHADLVLAFWDGRSRGTRFVIDKCHAMNVPVRIFLADGPLFREI